Within Winogradskyella helgolandensis, the genomic segment TGCAAAAGGAGTTACTATTCATTCTTTTTTTCAAATGCCATTTGGACCTATTTTACCCAATGATGATTTGGCTTCTTCTGGATTTAAGAGGAAATTCAGTAAAACTAAGATTGATATCATTAAATCTCTAGATTTAGTGGTCATTGATGAAATTAGTATGGTTAGGGCTGATTTATTGGATGGTATTGATAAAACTCTTAGACGTTACAAGAATAGGAACGAAGTATTTGGAGGTGTACAATTATTAATGATTGGTGATTTACAACAACTATCTCCTGTTATAAAAGATCATGAATGGAGACTATTACAGCCATTTTATAAGAATGCCTTCTTCTTTAGTAGTCTTGCTTACCAAAATTGTAATGCAATTACCATTGAATTGAAGCACATCTATAGACAAGAAAATCCTTTGTTTATTAATATTCTCAATGAAATTAGAAATAACAACCTAAGTCTTTCTTCTGCACATGAATTAAATAAAAGATACTTGCCAAATTTTGAACCTAAAGAAGATGAGGGATACATATCGCTAACCACACATAACAATAAAGCGAGGCAAACTAATTTGTTAGAATTAGATAAATTAAAAGGAAAGGTCACTTCTTACAAAGCTAAAGTTCAAGGTAATTTTCCTGAGCATTCTTTTCCTAATAAAGAAACATTAGACTTAAAGGTTGGTGCTCAAGTCATGTTTATTAAAAATGATAGCTCTCCCGAGAAACGCTATTTTAATGGTAAAATTGGAAAGGTTATCTTATTGGATAAGGATGAAGTTGTAGTTAATTGTCCTGATGATGATTTTAATATCAATGCTAAGTTAGAAACATGGGAAAATATAAAATATAATGTTGATGCGGATACAAAAGCAATTTCTGAAGATAAGATAGGAAGCTATTCTCAAATTCCATTACGTTTAGCATGGTCAATTACTATACATAAGAGTCAAGGATTAACTTTTGAAAAGGCGATTATTGATGCACAAGGAGCTTTTGCTCATGGGCAAACTTATGTAGCATTAAGTCGTTGTAAATCCTTAGAAGGATTGGTTCTAAAAAGTAAAATAGAGTCCAATCAAATAATTAGTGATTATAATGTTATTGAGTTTAATAAGAACGCAGAGGCGAATCAGCCAAATGAATCTATTTTATTAGAATCAAAACGTAATTTTCAATTATACTTGATTTCAGATATCTTCGATTTTTACAAATTTATGTATCCTGCCAATCGCATATTAGATATTTATTATAAAAATAGAGGAAGTGTTGAAGGTATTGTTGAAGCTCCTGTAATTACGATTAAAGACAGTGTTACTCATTTGCTTAAAATAAGTAATGGATTTAAATCCCAAATAAAAAGCTTAGTTAGTCTTAATGAAATACCTGAATCTAGTGCTATTCTTCAAGAACGGTTTAAAAAGGCCTTAGATTATTTTACTGAGCAAACTAAATCTACGATAGAAATTCCACTTAAAGAATTTAATTTTACAACGGATAACAAAGCTGT encodes:
- a CDS encoding helix-turn-helix domain-containing protein, which produces MKENIELELAWNFVTKTNRNIFLTGKAGTGKTTFLHKLKLQSNKRMIIVAPTGVAAINAKGVTIHSFFQMPFGPILPNDDLASSGFKRKFSKTKIDIIKSLDLVVIDEISMVRADLLDGIDKTLRRYKNRNEVFGGVQLLMIGDLQQLSPVIKDHEWRLLQPFYKNAFFFSSLAYQNCNAITIELKHIYRQENPLFINILNEIRNNNLSLSSAHELNKRYLPNFEPKEDEGYISLTTHNNKARQTNLLELDKLKGKVTSYKAKVQGNFPEHSFPNKETLDLKVGAQVMFIKNDSSPEKRYFNGKIGKVILLDKDEVVVNCPDDDFNINAKLETWENIKYNVDADTKAISEDKIGSYSQIPLRLAWSITIHKSQGLTFEKAIIDAQGAFAHGQTYVALSRCKSLEGLVLKSKIESNQIISDYNVIEFNKNAEANQPNESILLESKRNFQLYLISDIFDFYKFMYPANRILDIYYKNRGSVEGIVEAPVITIKDSVTHLLKISNGFKSQIKSLVSLNEIPESSAILQERFKKALDYFTEQTKSTIEIPLKEFNFTTDNKAVKKDIDKQLDTLEELLEAKLSYFEGLKDGFNSQEFLSLRAKSVFLAKNKPKKTRKSVVDGTTNVELFELLRELRNDIANREDLIHYQIFNQKSLYAMCEILPISKTELLEIHGMGKTRIEKYGDQILGVIKAYCDENDIAFSDDVSVFEELEPKKKKGDTKKISLDLFKAGKSIDQIALERELNSNTIFGHLASFTSSGEIKVTDLMSKANYLELKKVIPTKTFETLSDLKHQIDDKFTFGEIRLVLQELENKIN